One genomic region from bacterium encodes:
- the fliM gene encoding flagellar motor switch protein FliM gives MSKILTQEEIDALLKSVSAAQTYEPTVETKERSVHLYDFKHPDRISKDQLRALRTVHDSFSRSFGTYLSSMLRTLVDINLLSIDQATYSEYMLSLSVPSCIYIVASKNLKGSAIMEMSPQFALTVVDRLLGGTGNRVGSIRELTIIEQNILRKVVESALSILTDAWRHVYRMSLYIESFESNPQFVQIAPASETAAVVSFEIIIRDMTFPMNLCFPYFVLDPLIQNLSTSWSSVATKRKSAHELEGLQTRVRLTRLPVIAQLGSSRIPMKQLVRLRKGDVIRLDERRDEGLKIWVDGRVKFWGEPGISNLKKAVRIVRRVTALEEANLG, from the coding sequence GAGCGGTCCGTCCATCTCTATGATTTCAAGCATCCCGACCGCATCTCGAAAGATCAATTGCGGGCGCTGCGGACCGTCCATGATTCGTTTTCGCGCAGTTTCGGGACGTACCTTTCGAGTATGTTGAGAACCCTGGTGGATATCAATCTCTTGTCCATTGACCAAGCCACCTATTCCGAATACATGCTCTCGCTCTCCGTTCCGTCGTGCATCTACATTGTGGCCTCGAAGAATCTCAAGGGATCGGCCATCATGGAGATGTCGCCGCAGTTCGCGCTGACCGTGGTGGATCGTCTGCTGGGCGGCACCGGCAACCGAGTCGGCAGCATTCGCGAACTGACCATCATTGAACAGAATATCCTGCGTAAGGTGGTCGAATCCGCCCTCAGCATTTTAACCGATGCGTGGCGGCACGTCTATCGAATGAGTCTCTATATCGAATCCTTTGAATCCAATCCTCAGTTCGTGCAGATCGCGCCCGCTTCGGAAACGGCGGCGGTGGTCTCATTTGAGATCATCATCCGGGACATGACCTTTCCAATGAACCTGTGCTTTCCGTACTTCGTCCTTGATCCGTTGATTCAAAATCTTTCGACAAGTTGGTCGAGCGTGGCCACGAAAAGAAAATCGGCCCACGAACTGGAAGGACTTCAGACGCGGGTTCGCCTGACGCGCCTGCCGGTCATTGCGCAACTGGGATCGTCTCGAATCCCCATGAAACAACTGGTTCGTCTGCGGAAGGGAGACGTGATCCGGCTGGATGAACGCCGTGATGAAGGATTGAAGATTTGGGTGGATGGCCGGGTGAAGTTCTGGGGAGAGCCGGGAATATCAAACCTGAAAAAAGCGGTTCGAATTGTCCGCCGAGTTACCGCCTTGGAGGAAGCCAATCTTGGGTAA